Proteins co-encoded in one Anser cygnoides isolate HZ-2024a breed goose unplaced genomic scaffold, Taihu_goose_T2T_genome scaffold_43_1, whole genome shotgun sequence genomic window:
- the LOC136789259 gene encoding uncharacterized protein, protein MLALLALLAAAAAAAVSPVPPCPLGFGPVPGAPGRCGDRDECRTAAVCHHMCLNHEGGFACHCRRGFVLQPDGATCRPRRPPGGRGTRICTGTCAGARTRSRAGSRTGARTRSRARGGAGIRGAACGRSCRGARTRRRAGARTRICTRVCAGTRARAHVRIGAGACTRIGTEPRAGLGSRTRAGSGGGARTRICTRTRTGACAAGLRQGRTRICTRACAARTRAGIRARICTRGCAQIRTGICTGLCTRICTRICTRIRTGLCTRIRTGLCTRIRTGLCTRIHSRLCTRTRTRIRTRIRTRIRTGLCTSAACTRPPPRPPRPPMGPQRLWGPLHGPGGPRPLWGPRRLWGPLRGPGRPYRDEDADTETWDPDSYGDPYMDPYRDEDPVRGPWDPYMAPSDPYGAEDPEPGEPPQGQGPPNQALGALWGPRHRPL, encoded by the coding sequence atgctggccctgctggccctgctggcggcggcggcggcggcggcggtgtCCCCGGTGCCCCCGTGCCCGCTGGGCTTCGGGCCGGTGCCGGGGgccccggggcgctgcggggaccGCGACGAGTGCCGCACGGCCGCCGTGTGCCACCACATGTGCCTCAACCACGAGGGCGGCTTCGCCTGCCACTGCCGCCGCGGCTTCGTCCTGCAGCCCGACGGCGCCACGTGCCGGCCCCGGCGGCCTCCGGGAGGCCGAGGCACGAGGATTTGCACCGGGACGTGCGCCGGGGCTCGCACGAGGAGCCGCGCCGGGAGCCGCACCGGGGCTCGCACGAGGAGCCGCGCCAGGGGTGGCGCCGGGATTCGCGGCGCGGCCTGCGGGAGGAGTTGCCGCGGGGCTCGCACGAGGCGTCGCGCCGGGGCTCGCACGAGGATTTGCACGAGGGTTTGCGCCGGGACCCGCGCCAGGGCGCACGTGAGGATTGGCGCCGGGGCTTGCACGAGGATTGGAACCGAGCCGCGGGCCGGGCTCGGCAGCAGGACGCgcgcggggagcggcggcggggctcgcACGAGGATTTGCACGAGGACTCGCACGGGGGCCTGCGCCGCGGGGTTGCGGCAGGGTCGCACGAGGATTTGCACGAGGGCCTGCGCCGCGAGGACCCGCGCGGGGATTCGCGCGAGGATTTGCACCAGGGGTTGCGCCCAGATTCGCACAGGGATTTGCACCGGGCTTTGCACAAGGATTTGCACGAGGATTTGCACGAGGATTCGCACCGGGCTTTGCACCAGGATCCGCACCGGGCTTTGCACGAGGATCCGCACCGGGCTTTGCACCAGGATCCACAGCAGGCTTTGCACCAGGACTCGCACGAGGATTCGCACGAGGATTCGCACGAGGATTCGCACCGGGCTTTGCACCAGCGCGGCTTGCACGAGGCcacctccccgccccccccgcccacccatgggaccccagCGCCTATGGGGACCCCTACACGGACCTGGAGGACCCCGACCCCTATGGGGACCCCGACGCCTATGGGGACCCCTACGCGGACCCGGCCGCCCCTATAGGGATGAAGACGCTGACACAGAGACCTGGGACCCCGACTCTTACGGCGACCCCTATATGGACCCCTATAGGGATGAGGACCCCGTGAGGGGGCCCTGGGACCCCTATATGGCCCCGTCGGACCCCTATGGGGCCGAGGACCCAGAGCCCGGGGAGCCTCCgcaggggcagggacccccaaaCCAGGCCCTGGGAGCCCTATGGGGACCCCGACACCGACCCCTATAG
- the LOC136789214 gene encoding protein cornichon homolog 2, which yields MAFTFAAFCYMLTLVLCASLIFFVIWHIIAFDELRTDFKNPIDQGNPRGRTPQPHNTPPLHPITRPHYTLQPPQPHNPPLHPIGVPPALIFAPPPPPQRERTKNIERICCLLRKLVVPEYCIHGLFCLMFLCAAEWVTLGLNLPLLLYHLWRYFHRPADGSEGLFDAVSIMDADILGYCQKEAWCKLAFYLLSFFYYLYSMVYTLVSF from the exons ATGGCGTTCACGTTCGCCGCCTTCTGCTACATGCTGACCCTGGTGCTGTGCGCCTCGCTCATCTTCTTCGTCATCTGGCAT atcatCGCCTTTGATGAGCTCCGCACCGACTTCAAGAACCCCATCGACCAGGGCAACCCGCGCGGGCG taccccccaaccccataacacccccccaTTACACCCCATAACCCGCCCCCATTACACCCtacaacccccccaaccccataaccccccattaCATCCCATA GGTGTCCCCCCCGCGCtgatttttgccccccccccccccccccagcgcgaGCGGACCAAGAACATCGAGCGGATCTGCTGCCTGCTGCGCAAG CTGGTGGTGCCCGAGTACTGCATCCACGGGCTGTTCTGCCTCATGTTCCTGTGCGCCGCCGAGTGGGTGACGCTGGGCCTcaacctgcccctgctgctctACCACCTCTGGAG gtactTCCACCGCCCGGCCGACGGCTCCGAGGGGCTGTTCGACGCCGTCTCCATCATGGACGCCGACATCCTGGGCTACTGCCAGAAGGAGGCCTGGTGCAAGCTGGCCTTCTACCTGCTGTCCTTCTTCTACTACCTGTACAG taTGGTGTACACACTGGTGAGCTTCTGA
- the LOC136789278 gene encoding LOW QUALITY PROTEIN: putative transcription factor Ovo-like 1 (The sequence of the model RefSeq protein was modified relative to this genomic sequence to represent the inferred CDS: inserted 1 base in 1 codon): MPRAFLVKKPCVATAKRNWSELPDEQRAEIYVPSTLPGGCALRRDPEPAVAEAPASPVSPLGHARPPAPPTAPSLHPKGKVPSGPVGGPVPTGVPIPGGVPVPGGSPGGELFSCPVCQKSFGFQRMLNRHLKCHSEVKRHLCPYCGKGFNDTFDLKRHVRTHTGVRPYKCSLCEKAFTQRCSLESHLKKIHGVAQRYAYKERRAKLXVCEECGGTADSQDAHLAHLRQRHPHSPLLAKLARKAAAAAAAAAAAPTPRTPRRRPPPRLLPPPRAGTCPFGGSGHAPFGVRPRPLGIRPRPLWDQATPLWDQATPPWDQATPTGELTPPPIGAAALLHQRHRPRPFKTQATPPLKQ; encoded by the exons ATGCCCCGCGCCTTCCTGGTGAAGAAGCCGTGCGTGGCCACGGCCAAGCGCAACTGGAGCGAGCTCCCGGACGAGCAGCGGGCAGAGATCTACGTCCCCAgtac TCTGCCTGGGGGCTGCGCCCTACGCAGGGACCCCGAGCCGGCGGTGGCGGAGGCGCCCgcgtcccccgtgtcccccctcGGACATG cacgCCCTCCCGCGCCCCCCACGGCTCCTTCCCTGCACCCCAAGGGAAaa GTGCCATCAGGTCCCGTCGGAGGCCCGGTCCCCACAggcgtccccatccccggaggggtccccgtccccggggggtccccggggggcgAGCTGTTCTCCTGCCCCGTGTGCCAGAAGAGCTTCGGGTTCCAGCGGATGCTGAACCGGCACCTGAAGTGCCACAGCGAGGTGAAGCGGCACCTCTGCCCCTACTGCGGCAAGGGCTTCAACGACACCTTCGACCTCAAGCGCCACGTCCGCACCCACACTG GCGTGCGCCCCTACAAGTGCAGCCTGTGCGAGAAGGCCTTCACGCAGCGCTGCTCGCTCGAGTCCCACCTGAAGAAGATCCACGGCGTGGCCCAGCGCTATGCCTACAAGGAGCGGCGCGCCAAGC TCGTCTGCGAGGAGTGCGGGGGCACGGCCGACAGCCAGGACGCCCACCTGGCCCACCTGCGCCAGCgccacccccacagccccctgctcGCCAAGCTGGCCCGCaaagccgccgccgccgccgccgccgccgccgccgcccccacCCCGCGGACCCCCCGccgccgtccccccccccgcctcctgcCGCCCCCTAGGGCTGGGACGTGCCCCTTTGGGGGgtcaggccacgccccctttggggtcaggccacgcccccttgggatcaggccacgccccctttggGATCAGGCCACGCCCCTTTGGGatcaggccacgcccccttgggaccaggccacgcccaccggGGAATTAACCCCACCCCCCATcggggcagcagccctgctccatcAGAGGCACCGGCCACGCCCCTTTAAAAcacaggccacgccccctttaaAGCAATGA